In a single window of the Penaeus monodon isolate SGIC_2016 chromosome 3, NSTDA_Pmon_1, whole genome shotgun sequence genome:
- the LOC119585935 gene encoding LOW QUALITY PROTEIN: uncharacterized protein LOC119585935 (The sequence of the model RefSeq protein was modified relative to this genomic sequence to represent the inferred CDS: inserted 1 base in 1 codon; substituted 2 bases at 2 genomic stop codons; added 21 bases not found in genome assembly), translating into MADPFVQRMMARSQARRAGLSKNIGDVTNKENAGISGTTRSRLKQINSMYSDESQLSEPAMPLHLVNSEATECKILKKQCSPRKAPSPGLGEGQDGAECLISSKVSTSVGPTSPCRGGLTALARRCQQMREWEDDYTYHSTNHGSQVVVEGSPAFSASQLHGKHKNMHEPNSSRMVTLHGATSQVMGCTTVSSSGLQSPICSSDSASNLNTVPKYLFGDGPSGMVQVAGGGSVAFCSPNRAPPFSIPILKFTSLSXYASESELSRAKQMSQTESPASPTKKLNWDRGLLNSLVSALCINVVRLISEAQGFTPTESRSRLYYDFKKEGKVKRDISPKKQVQMTQGDVGFSSPTQAKGLSLADIVMSRAPKKVKVTKREXLNTTLAXISQVPLFSETVTMRS; encoded by the exons AGAATGATGGCAAGAAGCCAGGCTCGCAGAGCTGGGTTGAGCAAAAACATAGGGGATGTTACCAACAAAGAGAACGCTGGAATTTCTGGAACCACAAGAAGTCGTCTGAAGCAAATAAATTCCATGTATTCAG ATGAAAGTCAGCTGTCAGAGCCAGCAATGCCCCTACATTTAGTTAATAGTGAAGCAACAGAATGTAAGATCCTGAAGAAGCAATGTAGCCCAAGAAAGGCCCCCTCACCAGGTCTTGGTGAGGGTCAGGATGGAGCTGAATGTCTCATATCTAGTAAAGTGTCCACAAGTGTGGGACCTACTTCTCCTTGCCGAGGTGGGCTGACAGCACTTGCCAGGAGATGTCAGCagatgagggagtgggaggatgACTACACATATCATTCTACCAATCATGGCTCTCAGGTAGTGGTAGAGGGTAGCCCAGCTTTCTCTGCTTCACAACTGCATGGCAAACATAAGAATATGCATGAGCCAAATTCATCTAGAATGGTAACATTGCATGGGGCAACATCACAAGTAATGGGTTGCACAACAGTATCATCCAGTGGTTTGCAGAGTCCCATTTGCTCTAGTGATTCAGCATCCAACTTAAACACAGTGCCCAAATACCTCTTCGGTGATGGTCCTTCAGGTATGGTTCAGGTTGCAGGTGGTGGGTCTGTGGCGTTCTGCTCCCCAAATAGGGCACCCCCCTTCAGTATTCCTATTCTAAAGTTTACATCTCTCAGTTAGTATGCATCAGAGTCAGAGCTGTCAAGAGCCAAACAAATGTCACAGACAGAGAGCCCTGCCTCTCCTACCAAAAAGTTAAACTGGGACAGAGGACTCCTTAATTCTCTGGTAAGTGCTCTGTGTATTAATGTAGTAAGGTTAATTTCT GAAGCACAAGGTTTTACTCCAACTGAGTCTCGTTCTCGCCTTTATTATGACttcaagaaagaagggaaggtaaAACGAGACATCTCTCCAAAGAAGCAAGTGCAGATGACTCAGGGTGATGTAGGCTTCTCTAGTCCCACCCAGGCAAAAGGCTTGAGCCTGGCAGACATTGTGATGAGCAGAGCCCCAAAAAAGGTGAAAGTCACCAAAAGGG AACTGAACACAACTTTGGCTTAAATCAGCCAAGTGCCACTTTTTA GTGAAACTGTCACCATGCGCAGTTGA